A region from the Vespula pensylvanica isolate Volc-1 chromosome 9, ASM1446617v1, whole genome shotgun sequence genome encodes:
- the LOC122631927 gene encoding PAN2-PAN3 deadenylation complex catalytic subunit PAN2 isoform X6 — protein MDYPVLSHYDPSVTDETAGSGGDEQELLWGDSNYVLPGDEYVPASEQFGEEFIGAEFHETRTLLADGGDRFGVSTATFDTIEELMWMGNQGGHVTSYYGSGVQKYTSFQVHATQEVRQIHPLDEGILVLTQSILRCQLRRGIPIFTHTSSNMVDMQCMLQISPTRMLMGGHQEKLIDFNLTRGKETGLVHVGENGCAILRQHNRLICAGNPAGRIDLRDPNTLSIEHTFDTHSGSLSDFDVQGNYLVTCGFSNSRQGLTVDRFLMAYDLRQMRALSPVTTLVYPLLLKFLPSYSSRLAVVSPLGQMQLLDTIYANVQPPLTCLYQVATNGAMILSFDVSSTSQCLCFGDSAGSIHLMSTNTSEPQFNTFSRPTEFADPVESLQPIAFDDDLTPFSTIPVMYTGHPLLSDWPEELLKKIYRKTPSIDPEILRTMKMQGTIGYAPNPQAFRRNQIPYNLEKRRGVVTKLFAADSRAKTDDGTFVAIPKRYRKIEVKYSRIGYDEFDFDQYNRTNFCGLEATLPNSYCNAMLQLLYYCEPVRTALLSHSCQREFCLSCELGFLFHMLDTSRGLPCQAANFLRAFRTVPEAAALGLILSDLHPEAKRKTSLVRLIQSWNRFILHQIHYEILETRKRQQEEEEAARLKSGPKCAPFVYNEQDFPSILQDLGSRYKSHDKERKKRRKQEEDDQGNKKSPEENEVRDEETEISRLFGSEQIHIHRCLKCGQEATKHSIMLLCNLVYPEIVNPSEEVPFTNILGRSLRPEKITPAWCDECQKFTPTLQSRQLTKLPQILALNCGLDTQQDKAFWQNQMDIVVRKVLSGKEASPSSSPVPITVKPCRYGSNCTRLGCRFRHIGRDSGRIKKTSTVSPATPPTATTNSSISTPPSHLYYSHSWIPHNIEISINESGEMLVEKISSPKIDDTTASNLLENGQGDSNTQRTSNTIEIIQNKNENESADIENKGSGNVEEKISSSTSKVQYSLSAVVCYVDDKNNEERRNLVALLRVGPSYHKRSTGSAVSQWYIFNDFCISPVTPQEAVWFNLDWKVPCVLHYTVIPAPEPSIFVSPLTYDVFGEDKCIARSGGTTGITFTPLSSDEMPKKGELVGIDAEFVTLNQEESELRSDGKMSTIKPSHMSVARITCIRGQGPLEGTPFIDDYISTQEQVVDYLTKFSGIQPGDLDANFSSKHLTTLKSTYQKLRFLVDNGIIFVGHGLKNDFRVINLVVPPEQIVDTVWLFHLPHHRMVSLRFLTWHFLGKTIQSETHDSTEDARAALELYRKYKELESSGKLAENLKELYTIGTQLQWKVPDS, from the exons atgGACTATCCGGTTTTAAGTCACTACGACCCGTCCGTAACGGATGAGACAGCCGGTAGTGGCGGGGACGAGCAAGAACTACTGT GGGGAGATTCTAATTATGTTTTACCAGGCGATGAGTATGTACCTGCTTCGGAACAATTTGGAGAGGAGTTTATAGGAGCTGAATTTCATGAAACTCGAACACTGCTCGCAGATGGTGGAGATAGGTTTGGCGTTTCTACTGCCACTTTCGATACCATCGAGGAACTTATGTGGATGGGAAATCAAGGG gGTCACGTAACATCTTATTATGGATCTGGtgtacaaaaatatacatcCTTTCAAGTACATGCAACGCAGGAGGTGCGCCAAATCCATCCGTTAGATGAAGGCATTTTGGTGCTTACTCAAAGCATATTGCGATGTCAATTAAGACGTGGCATACCAATATTTACGCATAC atCGTCAAACATGGTAGATATGCAGTGTATGCTTCAAATTTCTCCAACTAGGATGTTAATGGGGGGACatcaagaaaaattaattgattttaatcttACTAGAGGGAAGGAAACTGGATTA GTTCATGTGGGAGAAAATGGTTGTGCAATATTAAGGCAGCATAATAGACTTATATGTGCTGGTAATCCAGCAGGAAGAATTGATCTCAGGGATCCAAATACGTTGTCTATAGAACATACTTTTGATACTCATAGCGGTTCCCTTAGCGATTTTGATGTTCAGGGAAATTATCTTGTTACATGTGGTTTCAGTAATAG TCGCCAAGGTCTAACGGTAGATCGATTTTTGATGGCGTATGACTTAAGACAAATGCGAGCTTTGAGTCCTGTTACAACGCTGGTGTATCCCCTTCTATTAAAATTCCTCCCAAGTTATTCCAGCCGACTTGCCGTTGTTTCTCCTTTAGGACAAATGCAATTGCTTGATACAATCTATGCCAATGTACAACCACCTTTGACATGTTTATACCAG GTTGCTACCAATGGAGCGATGATACTATCATTTGATGTATCATCTACATCCCAATGTCTTTGTTTTGGAGATTCAGCAGGATCTATACATTTAATGTCTACGAATACTTCTGAACCTcaatttaatacattttctaG ACCTACAGAATTTGCTGATCCTGTTGAGTCTCTTCAACCTATTGCATTTGATGATGATCTTACACCGTTCAGTACGATACCTGTTATGTATACCGGACATCCGTTATTAAGTGATTGGCcagaagaattattaaagaagataTACAG GAAAACTCCTTCAATTGATCCTGAAATTCTACGCACAATGAAGATGCAAGGAACAATAGGTTATGCTCCAAATCCTCAGGCCTTTCGACGCAATCAA ATACCTTACAATTTGGAAAAACGACGTGGTGTAGTCACGAAACTTTTCGCGGCAGATTCACGAGCTAAAACAGACGACGGAACTTTTGTGGCAATACCAAAGCGTTACCGTAAAATTGAGGTGAAATATTCACGAATCGGTTATGATGAATTTGATTTTGATCAGTACAATCGGACGAATTTTTGCGGTCTTGAAGCTACACTTCCAAATAGTTATTGTAATGCGATGTTACAG TTACTTTATTATTGTGAACCTGTAAGAACTGCATTACTTTCACATTCATGCCAAAGAGAATTTTGCTTGTCATGCGAACTGGGATTCCTGTTTCACATGTTGGATACATCTCGTGGATTACCCTGTCAAGCAGCCAACTTCCTCAGAGCTTTTAGAACTGTCCCAGAAGCAGCAGCTTTAGGCCTTATTTTAAGTGACTTACATCCAGAGGCTAAAAGGAAAACAAGTTTAGTCAGATTAATACAG AGTTGGAATCGATTCATTCTTCATCAAATACACTACGAAATTCTAGAAACTAGAAAACGCCagcaggaagaagaagaagctgcaCGTTTGAAGTCTGGACCTAAATGTGCACCGTTTGTCTATAATGAGCAAGACTTTCCTAGCATTTTACAGGATCTTGGTTCCCGGTATAAAAGTCatgataaagaaaggaagaaaaggagaaagcaaGAGGAGGATG ATCaaggtaataaaaaatctcctgaagaaaatgaagtacGAGACGAGGAAACGGAAATCAGTCGACTATTTGGTTCTgaacaaatacatatacatcgtTGTTTGAAATGTGGACAAGAAGCTACTAAACATTCTATCATGTTATTATGTAATTTAGTATATCCTGAGATAGTTAATCCAT cAGAAGAGGTTCCATTTACAAATATACTTGGACGAAGTTTAAGACCAGAAAAAATTACACCTGCGTGGTGCGACGAATGTCAAAAGTTCACGCCTACTCTACAATCTCGACAATTGACCAAGCTACCTCAAATATTAGCATTAAATTGTGGCTTAGATACACAACAA GATAAAGCTTTTTGGCAAAATCAAATGGACATCGTGGTCCGCAAGGTTTTGAGCGGTAAAGAAGCTAGTCCTTCATCCAGTCCTGTTCCAATTACTGTGAAACCATGTCGATACGGTAGCAATTGTACCAGACTAGGTTGTAGATTCAGACATATTGGACGGGATTCAGGTAGAATAAAAA aaaCGTCGACAGTATCACCAGCTACACCTCCCACAGCTACAACTAATTCATCTATTTCAACGCCTCCGAGTCATTTGTACTATTCTCATTCGTGGATTCCtcataatattgaaatttctatAAACGAAAGCGGTGAAATGTTGgtcgagaaaatttcttctccAAAGATCGACGATACTACTGCATCTAATTTGTTAGAAAATGGACAAGGTGATAGCAATACGCAAAGGACTTCAAATActatagaaataattcaaaataaaaatgaaaacgaaagtGCAGATATAGAAAACAAAGGATCAGGAAatgttgaagaaaaaatatctagcTCGACGAGTAAAGTTCAATATAGCCTTAGTGCGGTTGTGTGTTAtgtcgatgataaaaataacgaggaaagaagaaacctTGTCGCCTTATTACGCGTTGGCCCGAGTTACCACAAACGATCAACAGGAAGTGCGGTTTCTCAATGGTATATCTTTAACGACTTCTg TATATCTCCAGTTACACCACAGGAGGCAGTTTGGTTCAATCTTGATTGGAAAGTACCATGTGTTCTTCATTATACAGTAATTCCAGCTCCGGAACCATCGATATTCGTAAGTCCGCTTACGTACGACGTCTTCGGAGAAGACAAATGCATTGCACGTAGTGGAGGAACGACAGGTATTACGTTCACACCTCTTTCATCGGATGAAATGCCCAAGAAAG gggAATTAGTAGGAATCGACGCTGAATTTGTTACTTTGAATCAGGAGGAATCAGAACTTCGAAGCGACGGAAAAATGTCTACGATCAAACCGAGTCATATGTCTGTTGCGAGGATTACTTGTATACGAGG ACAAGGTCCACTTGAAGGCACACCGTTTATAGATGATTACATTAGCACGCAAGAACAAGTGGTTGATTATCTTACGAAATTCAGTGGAATCCAACCGGGAGATTTAGATGCCAATTTCAGTAGTAAACATCTTACAACGCTCAAATCGACGTATCaaaaattaagatttttaGTGGATAATGGTATTATATTTGTTGGTCATGGATTAAAGAATGATTTtag GGTAATTAATTTGGTCGTGCCTCCAGAGCAAATAGTAGATACAGTATGGCTGTTTCATCTACCTCATCATCGTATGGTATCGTTACGCTTTCTAACGTGGCATTTCTTAGGTAAAACTATACAATCTGAAACTCACGATTCTACGGAAGATGCACGAGCTGCTCTGGAGTTATATCGTAAGTACAAAGAACTGGAAAGTTCAGGCAAATTAGCAGAGAACCTCAAAGAACTTTATACTATTGGGACCCAATTACAATGGAAA GTACCAGATAGCTGA
- the LOC122631927 gene encoding PAN2-PAN3 deadenylation complex catalytic subunit PAN2 isoform X1, producing the protein MDYPVLSHYDPSVTDETAGSGGDEQELLWGDSNYVLPGDEYVPASEQFGEEFIGAEFHETRTLLADGGDRFGVSTATFDTIEELMWMGNQGGHVTSYYGSGVQKYTSFQVHATQEVRQIHPLDEGILVLTQSILRCQLRRGIPIFTHTSSNMVDMQCMLQISPTRMLMGGHQEKLIDFNLTRGKETGLVHVGENGCAILRQHNRLICAGNPAGRIDLRDPNTLSIEHTFDTHSGSLSDFDVQGNYLVTCGFSNSRQGLTVDRFLMAYDLRQMRALSPVTTLVYPLLLKFLPSYSSRLAVVSPLGQMQLLDTIYANVQPPLTCLYQVATNGAMILSFDVSSTSQCLCFGDSAGSIHLMSTNTSEPQFNTFSRPTEFADPVESLQPIAFDDDLTPFSTIPVMYTGHPLLSDWPEELLKKIYRKTPSIDPEILRTMKMQGTIGYAPNPQAFRRNQIPYNLEKRRGVVTKLFAADSRAKTDDGTFVAIPKRYRKIEVKYSRIGYDEFDFDQYNRTNFCGLEATLPNSYCNAMLQLLYYCEPVRTALLSHSCQREFCLSCELGFLFHMLDTSRGLPCQAANFLRAFRTVPEAAALGLILSDLHPEAKRKTSLVRLIQSWNRFILHQIHYEILETRKRQQEEEEAARLKSGPKCAPFVYNEQDFPSILQDLGSRYKSHDKERKKRRKQEEDGKYMWITSKVDQGNKKSPEENEVRDEETEISRLFGSEQIHIHRCLKCGQEATKHSIMLLCNLVYPEIVNPSEEVPFTNILGRSLRPEKITPAWCDECQKFTPTLQSRQLTKLPQILALNCGLDTQQDKAFWQNQMDIVVRKVLSGKEASPSSSPVPITVKPCRYGSNCTRLGCRFRHIGRDSGRIKKTSTVSPATPPTATTNSSISTPPSHLYYSHSWIPHNIEISINESGEMLVEKISSPKIDDTTASNLLENGQGDSNTQRTSNTIEIIQNKNENESADIENKGSGNVEEKISSSTSKVQYSLSAVVCYVDDKNNEERRNLVALLRVGPSYHKRSTGSAVSQWYIFNDFCISPVTPQEAVWFNLDWKVPCVLHYTVIPAPEPSIFVSPLTYDVFGEDKCIARSGGTTGITFTPLSSDEMPKKGELVGIDAEFVTLNQEESELRSDGKMSTIKPSHMSVARITCIRGQGPLEGTPFIDDYISTQEQVVDYLTKFSGIQPGDLDANFSSKHLTTLKSTYQKLRFLVDNGIIFVGHGLKNDFRVINLVVPPEQIVDTVWLFHLPHHRMVSLRFLTWHFLGKTIQSETHDSTEDARAALELYRKYKELESSGKLAENLKELYTIGTQLQWKVPDS; encoded by the exons atgGACTATCCGGTTTTAAGTCACTACGACCCGTCCGTAACGGATGAGACAGCCGGTAGTGGCGGGGACGAGCAAGAACTACTGT GGGGAGATTCTAATTATGTTTTACCAGGCGATGAGTATGTACCTGCTTCGGAACAATTTGGAGAGGAGTTTATAGGAGCTGAATTTCATGAAACTCGAACACTGCTCGCAGATGGTGGAGATAGGTTTGGCGTTTCTACTGCCACTTTCGATACCATCGAGGAACTTATGTGGATGGGAAATCAAGGG gGTCACGTAACATCTTATTATGGATCTGGtgtacaaaaatatacatcCTTTCAAGTACATGCAACGCAGGAGGTGCGCCAAATCCATCCGTTAGATGAAGGCATTTTGGTGCTTACTCAAAGCATATTGCGATGTCAATTAAGACGTGGCATACCAATATTTACGCATAC atCGTCAAACATGGTAGATATGCAGTGTATGCTTCAAATTTCTCCAACTAGGATGTTAATGGGGGGACatcaagaaaaattaattgattttaatcttACTAGAGGGAAGGAAACTGGATTA GTTCATGTGGGAGAAAATGGTTGTGCAATATTAAGGCAGCATAATAGACTTATATGTGCTGGTAATCCAGCAGGAAGAATTGATCTCAGGGATCCAAATACGTTGTCTATAGAACATACTTTTGATACTCATAGCGGTTCCCTTAGCGATTTTGATGTTCAGGGAAATTATCTTGTTACATGTGGTTTCAGTAATAG TCGCCAAGGTCTAACGGTAGATCGATTTTTGATGGCGTATGACTTAAGACAAATGCGAGCTTTGAGTCCTGTTACAACGCTGGTGTATCCCCTTCTATTAAAATTCCTCCCAAGTTATTCCAGCCGACTTGCCGTTGTTTCTCCTTTAGGACAAATGCAATTGCTTGATACAATCTATGCCAATGTACAACCACCTTTGACATGTTTATACCAG GTTGCTACCAATGGAGCGATGATACTATCATTTGATGTATCATCTACATCCCAATGTCTTTGTTTTGGAGATTCAGCAGGATCTATACATTTAATGTCTACGAATACTTCTGAACCTcaatttaatacattttctaG ACCTACAGAATTTGCTGATCCTGTTGAGTCTCTTCAACCTATTGCATTTGATGATGATCTTACACCGTTCAGTACGATACCTGTTATGTATACCGGACATCCGTTATTAAGTGATTGGCcagaagaattattaaagaagataTACAG GAAAACTCCTTCAATTGATCCTGAAATTCTACGCACAATGAAGATGCAAGGAACAATAGGTTATGCTCCAAATCCTCAGGCCTTTCGACGCAATCAA ATACCTTACAATTTGGAAAAACGACGTGGTGTAGTCACGAAACTTTTCGCGGCAGATTCACGAGCTAAAACAGACGACGGAACTTTTGTGGCAATACCAAAGCGTTACCGTAAAATTGAGGTGAAATATTCACGAATCGGTTATGATGAATTTGATTTTGATCAGTACAATCGGACGAATTTTTGCGGTCTTGAAGCTACACTTCCAAATAGTTATTGTAATGCGATGTTACAG TTACTTTATTATTGTGAACCTGTAAGAACTGCATTACTTTCACATTCATGCCAAAGAGAATTTTGCTTGTCATGCGAACTGGGATTCCTGTTTCACATGTTGGATACATCTCGTGGATTACCCTGTCAAGCAGCCAACTTCCTCAGAGCTTTTAGAACTGTCCCAGAAGCAGCAGCTTTAGGCCTTATTTTAAGTGACTTACATCCAGAGGCTAAAAGGAAAACAAGTTTAGTCAGATTAATACAG AGTTGGAATCGATTCATTCTTCATCAAATACACTACGAAATTCTAGAAACTAGAAAACGCCagcaggaagaagaagaagctgcaCGTTTGAAGTCTGGACCTAAATGTGCACCGTTTGTCTATAATGAGCAAGACTTTCCTAGCATTTTACAGGATCTTGGTTCCCGGTATAAAAGTCatgataaagaaaggaagaaaaggagaaagcaaGAGGAGGATGGTAAATATATGTGGATAACATCGAAAG TAGATCaaggtaataaaaaatctcctgaagaaaatgaagtacGAGACGAGGAAACGGAAATCAGTCGACTATTTGGTTCTgaacaaatacatatacatcgtTGTTTGAAATGTGGACAAGAAGCTACTAAACATTCTATCATGTTATTATGTAATTTAGTATATCCTGAGATAGTTAATCCAT cAGAAGAGGTTCCATTTACAAATATACTTGGACGAAGTTTAAGACCAGAAAAAATTACACCTGCGTGGTGCGACGAATGTCAAAAGTTCACGCCTACTCTACAATCTCGACAATTGACCAAGCTACCTCAAATATTAGCATTAAATTGTGGCTTAGATACACAACAA GATAAAGCTTTTTGGCAAAATCAAATGGACATCGTGGTCCGCAAGGTTTTGAGCGGTAAAGAAGCTAGTCCTTCATCCAGTCCTGTTCCAATTACTGTGAAACCATGTCGATACGGTAGCAATTGTACCAGACTAGGTTGTAGATTCAGACATATTGGACGGGATTCAGGTAGAATAAAAA aaaCGTCGACAGTATCACCAGCTACACCTCCCACAGCTACAACTAATTCATCTATTTCAACGCCTCCGAGTCATTTGTACTATTCTCATTCGTGGATTCCtcataatattgaaatttctatAAACGAAAGCGGTGAAATGTTGgtcgagaaaatttcttctccAAAGATCGACGATACTACTGCATCTAATTTGTTAGAAAATGGACAAGGTGATAGCAATACGCAAAGGACTTCAAATActatagaaataattcaaaataaaaatgaaaacgaaagtGCAGATATAGAAAACAAAGGATCAGGAAatgttgaagaaaaaatatctagcTCGACGAGTAAAGTTCAATATAGCCTTAGTGCGGTTGTGTGTTAtgtcgatgataaaaataacgaggaaagaagaaacctTGTCGCCTTATTACGCGTTGGCCCGAGTTACCACAAACGATCAACAGGAAGTGCGGTTTCTCAATGGTATATCTTTAACGACTTCTg TATATCTCCAGTTACACCACAGGAGGCAGTTTGGTTCAATCTTGATTGGAAAGTACCATGTGTTCTTCATTATACAGTAATTCCAGCTCCGGAACCATCGATATTCGTAAGTCCGCTTACGTACGACGTCTTCGGAGAAGACAAATGCATTGCACGTAGTGGAGGAACGACAGGTATTACGTTCACACCTCTTTCATCGGATGAAATGCCCAAGAAAG gggAATTAGTAGGAATCGACGCTGAATTTGTTACTTTGAATCAGGAGGAATCAGAACTTCGAAGCGACGGAAAAATGTCTACGATCAAACCGAGTCATATGTCTGTTGCGAGGATTACTTGTATACGAGG ACAAGGTCCACTTGAAGGCACACCGTTTATAGATGATTACATTAGCACGCAAGAACAAGTGGTTGATTATCTTACGAAATTCAGTGGAATCCAACCGGGAGATTTAGATGCCAATTTCAGTAGTAAACATCTTACAACGCTCAAATCGACGTATCaaaaattaagatttttaGTGGATAATGGTATTATATTTGTTGGTCATGGATTAAAGAATGATTTtag GGTAATTAATTTGGTCGTGCCTCCAGAGCAAATAGTAGATACAGTATGGCTGTTTCATCTACCTCATCATCGTATGGTATCGTTACGCTTTCTAACGTGGCATTTCTTAGGTAAAACTATACAATCTGAAACTCACGATTCTACGGAAGATGCACGAGCTGCTCTGGAGTTATATCGTAAGTACAAAGAACTGGAAAGTTCAGGCAAATTAGCAGAGAACCTCAAAGAACTTTATACTATTGGGACCCAATTACAATGGAAA GTACCAGATAGCTGA